In the Desulfobulbaceae bacterium genome, CACCGGCGGCATTTTCCTCTACCCAAAAGACAATAAAGCCCCCGGCAAGCCCAGCGGCAAACTACGCTTGCTTTACGAGGCTGCTCCATTTGCCTTTCTGGTTGAACAGGCTGGAGGCCGGGCTATTACCGGCGATGGCCGCAACATCAGTGATATCCAGCCGGAATCGTTACATCAGCGAGTACCGCTGATCATTGGCAGTAAATATGATGTCGATTTATGTGAAGAGTTTTTAACCGGCAAAAGATAAGGTGGTTGACCATATGCTTTGTCTTTGTCGGCTTTGAGGCTGGTGGTGTTCCCGGTGGCCAGTTAATGTCGGCCCCCCAATACGGGTATCTTCAAGGAGCAGATTGATTGACTTTCAGTATGAACCAGGGCTTGCTGAAAACGCGGGAATCCTGATAACTCCCACAGTCCAATTCCTAAAAGAAAAAGTACAGATTGGGGAAATTAAAGGATTCAAAAAGCAGGAGGAGTATCGCACTTTCATTTCTGAAAATATATAGTTCTGTTCGGAGCCATAGTACTAAATTGGCAATAATTCAGTAGGATCAAAATTATCAGAGGGGAGCACTAGCATCATCTTGTGCAATAGTTCAGCACGCAGATCGACAAATTGAATTCCGTATCTAAACGTTTCTTTAACCTTTTGGACCCAAACAACTTCGCCTGCCACAGTTGACAGAACTGTTGGCAGACCTGTTGGCAGTTCAATATCAAGCAGCAACTTGGTTTCCACTGGGAATTTCTCTGTAGTTTCAATACATAACCCACCTAACGAAACATCTTGCGTAAAAGTTTCTACAATCTCCCGAACTTCTTTACGGCGTGAAAGTTTCTGATAGGACACTTTCCATGTTTTGGCAAAGCGCTCTCGCCTCCTTTTTTCCACAGAAGCAATAACCGTACAGTTTTTCCCAGAAAACTTTGCTTCATAGAGAGCTTTATCAACCCTTTCCAGAAGCTCGTCAGGAGTCTTCCCACCATAAGGATATGGAATCACGCCAGCACTGAAGGTGATCCCATACTCTTCAAAAAAGTCAGAACTCTTCATAGTATTCCGCACCCGTTCAGAAAACATATAGGCGCCTTTGGCGTTTGTTTCAGGCAAGATGACAATAAACTCTTCGCCTCCGTATCTGCAGATAATATCCTCACCACGGCTCGTTTCAACCAAAAGGGCAGACAGCTTTTTGAGAACCATATCTCCAAAAAGGTGCCCCTTCTTATCGTTGAGCTGTTTAAAATTGTCAATATCGAGCATCAATATACTCATATCCTTATCATAACGTGATGCCCGCCGTAACTCCTTCAAGAGATTTACATCAAAGTACCGTCGGTTAAAAAGCCCTGTCAGCCCATCAAGCATAGCTAGTTTTTCAGTCTCTTTAAAAACATGCATTTCAACCACAATTGGTTGCTTAAGGGTTTTGTTGAGATTGACGAAATAATCCATGATCGCAACCCGTATTCCAATATCACGATCAAGCTGTTCATTCATATTCTCATAATTATCAAAAATCCCCCGCCAATGCTGTTTGGCAGTCTCTTCATCCACTGACATATGAATAAAAAGCTCCAGTAAACCAGTATAAAATGAAAGATTTCCCACTGGGGTTGAAAGCTCATCCAGCCGATCGACAAGATACTTTTTATTAAGGTCGTCCTCGGTTAGCGATGACAGTATTTTTTCAGTAACTTCAGGGATCGTTAGATTCATATCTTTCCAACTCCTTCAAAAGGGGAACAGCGAATAATTGCCTGCAAAACAAGTTTGCCTCAAAAAAAAGTGTTTAAAGCTATTTAGATATACAAATCCAAAATAAAAGCAGTGGTCTTATAAGCAATCTACCCTACCTGCCTTTCACTTTTTCCCAGGTATCACGAAGTCCAACCGTTCGATTAAAGACAGGTGCGCCCGGCACAGAATCAATCGGATCCGAGAAAAAATAGCCTTGGCGTTCAAACTGAACATGGGTCCCCGGCGCCACATCAGCAAGAGTTGGCTCCAGAAAACATCTGTCAAGTTCCTGCAAAGAGGCAGGATTTAAGTTCGCCTTAAAATCAATCTCCTTGTTGGCTTCCGGATCTTCCATGGAAAAAAGTCTATCATAGAGCCGTACTTTTGCTTGAACGCCATGTCTGGCTGAAACCCAATGGATTGTCGCTTTGACCTTTCGCCCGTCCGGCGCAGTGCCGCCCTTGCTTTCTGGATCATAAGTACAACGAAGCTCAATAACTTCCCCTGTAGATTCATCCTTCACCACGCTGGTGCAGGTCACCAGATAGGCAAAACGTAATCGCACTTCCCTGCCGGGAGTCATTCGGAAGAATTTTCGGGGCGCATCTTCCATAAAATCATCTCGTTCGATATAGATCTCTTTACAGAAAGCTACTTTCCGAGTCCCCATTTCAGGTTGCTGCGGATGATTCATGCACTCCATCTCTTCAACAAGATCATCGGGATAATTATCAATGACAACCTTGATTGGATCCAAAACTCCCATAACCCGAGGAGCGTGATCATTTAAGTCTTCACGAATACAGTTTTCCAAAACCCCCATATCAATTCGGCTGTCTTTTTTGCTGATACCAATAATCCCACAAAAATTTCGGATAGAGGCCGGGGTATAACCCCTTCTGCGAAGCCCGGAAATGGTCAGCATACGCGGGTCATTCCAGCCCTCGACATATTTCTCGGCCACAAGTTGCAGCAATTTTCGTTTACTCATAACCGTATAGGTAAGATTCAGCCGAGAAAACTCAATCTGCTGTGGATGGCAGGGGGTCTCAAGCTCATCAAGAATCCAGTCATACAAGGGTCGATGGTCTTCAAACTCTAATGTACAGAGCGAATGTGTAATTTTCTCGATAGCATCAGAGAGACAATGGGCAAAATCATACATTGGGTAAATGCACCAGGTATCAGCCGTTCTGTGGTGATCAACTTTTCGAATACGAAAAATAGCCGGATCACGCATATTAATATTTCCAGAACTCATATCAATCTTGGCCCGGAGAATATGGGCACCATCAGCAAACTCCCCGGCACGCATGCGGGCAAAAAGATCAATATTTTCCTCAACCGTACGATCTCGATACGGACTATTCTTGCCAGGCTCAGTCAAAGTCCCCCTGTACTCGCGAATCTGCTCAGCAGGAAGACTACAGACATAGGCCTTGCCCTTTTTGATGAGCTGAACAGCATAGTCGTGCAGCTGCTCAAAATAGTCCGAGGCATAGAAGAGCTTATCACCCCAGTCAAAGCCCAGCCATTTCACATCGTCCTTAATGGCCTCTGCATACTCCACTTCCTCCTTGG is a window encoding:
- a CDS encoding diguanylate cyclase; this encodes MNLTIPEVTEKILSSLTEDDLNKKYLVDRLDELSTPVGNLSFYTGLLELFIHMSVDEETAKQHWRGIFDNYENMNEQLDRDIGIRVAIMDYFVNLNKTLKQPIVVEMHVFKETEKLAMLDGLTGLFNRRYFDVNLLKELRRASRYDKDMSILMLDIDNFKQLNDKKGHLFGDMVLKKLSALLVETSRGEDIICRYGGEEFIVILPETNAKGAYMFSERVRNTMKSSDFFEEYGITFSAGVIPYPYGGKTPDELLERVDKALYEAKFSGKNCTVIASVEKRRRERFAKTWKVSYQKLSRRKEVREIVETFTQDVSLGGLCIETTEKFPVETKLLLDIELPTGLPTVLSTVAGEVVWVQKVKETFRYGIQFVDLRAELLHKMMLVLPSDNFDPTELLPI
- a CDS encoding glutamine--tRNA ligase/YqeY domain fusion protein; its protein translation is KEEVEYAEAIKDDVKWLGFDWGDKLFYASDYFEQLHDYAVQLIKKGKAYVCSLPAEQIREYRGTLTEPGKNSPYRDRTVEENIDLFARMRAGEFADGAHILRAKIDMSSGNINMRDPAIFRIRKVDHHRTADTWCIYPMYDFAHCLSDAIEKITHSLCTLEFEDHRPLYDWILDELETPCHPQQIEFSRLNLTYTVMSKRKLLQLVAEKYVEGWNDPRMLTISGLRRRGYTPASIRNFCGIIGISKKDSRIDMGVLENCIREDLNDHAPRVMGVLDPIKVVIDNYPDDLVEEMECMNHPQQPEMGTRKVAFCKEIYIERDDFMEDAPRKFFRMTPGREVRLRFAYLVTCTSVVKDESTGEVIELRCTYDPESKGGTAPDGRKVKATIHWVSARHGVQAKVRLYDRLFSMEDPEANKEIDFKANLNPASLQELDRCFLEPTLADVAPGTHVQFERQGYFFSDPIDSVPGAPVFNRTVGLRDTWEKVKGR